The segment TGTTGAAGGCATCGGAAAACTGGGTTGTTACCTTTCGACCTTTGGGTCTGTATATtccgtaattttttttttgtcttcaagaATAttatatgggtcagagttttacAATACGGGTTGCCTTGCACCACCAGAGATTGTATAGTCCCACAAGATCCATCTGCAGAGAGGCCAGGAAACCAGTGGCTGCACAGGCCAAGTAGCTGGATACCTGAGAACAGGAAGGATCAGTGGTGGCATTCCATTCCAGGGCTGAGGCCTGGAAAGCCCCTGAAGCATTCCTGGTAGGGGTTAGTGTTTAAAGGTTGAAGAACTGGTCCTGTGTTCATGGGTGAGGGTAACATTTCAAAGGCTCAAGTGGTCAAGTAGGGTTGGTCATGGGTGCCCATCATGCTAGCTCCCCCCTTCTGCCGTGTTTCCAGTTTCACCTTATtgaacagtgatgttgacagtgAGAATAAGCCTTCTCTGTCTTACTTGCCTTCTCACTGCCCAGTGTTTCTGGAAACACTTCCACAGACACGGGCAGGCAGAAGTGTGCTTTACTAAGCCACGCAGACTGCCAAGATTAGCCCACACAGGCATAACGAAGGGAAGAGCACGGTCTGCAGTGACAGATGCTACACATCTGGATACACACATGTTAACTAGCGAGCAGCCCCACCGGTGCATCCCAAGAGGGATGCCAGGGATATCTGGAATGCCTTCCAGGTTAAAGGACTATTTGCCTCAGAAATGTTAGTGATTATGACAGGTCAAAGGGGATCGGAGAATTTCGGGCTCTGGAAAAAAGCAAACGTCCAAAACTTTTGGCTACTAATTATACTAGTTACTCGGTGCCAGTCATAATTCTAGAGCATGCCCTCCATGGACTCAGTATTACTCTCAGTTCAAAGCAGGAGACCCTGAAAGCGGGGGCTGAGAGTAATCTCTCCTGGGGAGCAGCATAGAAATGCAGATAGATAAACATCAGCTTGGAGCTGAGTCCATTCTTTGAAGGTCTGCATTCGGAATCCCTGCCCAGTCATGCAGTGTGCCCTTCTCCTTGAAGGAAAGGGGCTTCAGTTGAGCAGATAAAACAGACACAAAGCCCTGCTCTGTGAAATAGAAACTCTTTCTTCCCTGGATCATGAGGATGCTAGAGTGAGGATGGATATGTTGGTCTCTATGAGACAGGGTGCCGTGCACGcgcttgcttgcttgtgtgtgtgtgtgtgtgtgtgtgtgtgtgtgtgtgtgttgcacacgcTTACACGCTTGGCTCTTTTTTCAACCCTTTTGTCCATAAAAAGTGACATCAATATGACTTTCtgatttcaatttcttttctttggggtggggggaggagtcAGGCTCTTTTTCAACCCTTTTGTCCATAAAAAGTGACATCAGTGCAACTTTCCGGTTTCAGTTTCTCGTCGTCTTTGGAGTCAGCTgcacagaaacaggaaaagaaaccagCAGCTACTGTTATATATGGGTCTGTAGCATTTCAttagaaggcagaggaagagctTGCCTGGAGAGTGCCTGCTGCCAGCCCTGGGCTGAGTGCTTTGACACAGCGCGCCAGTGACACAGCAGTTGAGTGTGCTTCCAGAGACACAGACACCGACACCACAAACAGTCACACAGCAGTCATGAGGTAAGTCTTCACTTTTTCTGGTGGTGTGGGAAATGCAGTCAACCTTGATGACACATGCAAATTCTAAAGAGCCACAGTCCCAAGAGAGGCCAGTCCTGTGTTAGTATTTGTATTCCTCTGTCTCTATAGTCACATTGATGTTAGTATTTTTACACCTCTGTCTCTATAGCTGTATATAAGTCAGAAATCTGCTCAGTGATCTCCTCCAGCCCAGATCTGCTCACCTGGTCACTGAGAGCTGAGGTCTAGCAGGGGCTTCTTGGAAAGATGTGTCAGGGGGAAACGCAAGAATATTATTGAACGGAAGTATtccctttttagatttctttaCTCTCAAAGTTGTATTTAGACTACTAACCCCGATAATCTGGAATTGCCCAATTAAACTCAGAATTGCATCAGGGTTGTTAACTAAAGAGCATAGGAAGAAACTAGCTCCTCTTACTCAATGATGTTATGAAATGGAATGTGACAAGGGAGTATTTGGAGGGCCCGTGCCAAGGTGTCCCCCGAGAAATCATGTCATGCATCAGATCTGGTCTGAAGGGAGTTTATTTTCGGGAAAGGAGGGGAGTGAGGACCTGGGGGGAGGgttagaggcagacagacagaagcagagcCATGGGGGCAGAGAAGGGGgggacagagaacaaagaaagggagagaggtagggaggaagggagggagagaggagagagggagggagggagagcaggaacATGTGAGAACAGAGAGTGATAGAGTGGCAGCTGGCAACCATTTCTACTCAGCTCACACATGGAGGGGGCATCTGGTGGCAGCAGGTAATAACCTGAGCCActgctaggtccctgggaggagcctagtggAACTGCCTGCCTGTAAGTTAACAACTGCCACTCAGATCTACTTCCTATCTTGTAACCTGAACCTGGCCCAACCAAAGCATTGGTGGTTTGCAAGGTGTAACATAACAATTTAACGACAGGGGTTGGAGAGAGTCAATCCAGTTCAGATGCAACCCTTGTCACTTGACGTGGCTTTGCATCTGGCGACCTAACAAGTGAGAACCGGTTAGAATTTACAGATGACCTGCGCACAGCGCGGGAGGAATATGTGAGACCCCACAGCGTTCCAGAGGCTTCGGTGCTGggttagtttcttttctgctTATTCGCTTATCGAGGTGAGACTGAAGGGAATCTTACAGGATGGGAAAATCTCTAAGAGTCACAGGGTACCTGAAAAAAAAGTTCTCCCTGTCAAGAAAAGGAGCAAGATGCCTATAAAGCCTCCCCTCCAGCCCTGCTTCCTATCCTACCTGTAAAATATAAACCtaagagagaagaataaattttgaagggaaattaaaacaaaaatgaaaaagtattaATAATCCATTACCTATGTGAGGAATCACCAGTCTAAGAAGTACACatggaggaggggatggggactaCACTGCATTCAGAAATAAAAGTTTGAGACTTTGCTAACAGGTATAATACAATTAATAGGTGAAATATTCCAAAGATGATAAAATgagcaaaaaaaataaagaatgattaaaaataagacaCAGCAGTTAAAATGAGTAGATACCCAAAATACTTTAATCCTAGTACATATCCTAGTGATATTTACTCAGccatgatttttttcaaaaagaatgttttcttaCAAAAGCAAGGAAATGGCATCAACCTAGATGTGCAACAACTGATGAATGAATTAAGAATATGTGGTTCATACAAcagaattttattcagccattaagaaaaaaaaagaattagcctCTCCCAAGGATGAGCTACCAAATTTGTTATTCAATACAAAATATTCAGCCCGAAAACCACATACGTACAAACAGCAAAAGGTGGGGTCAGCAAATTATATTTATTAGGTTTGtgcatgcataacacacacacacacacacacacacacacacacactactcaaagaaaaagaggctattaATTTGAGGGTGGGGAAAAATAGGAGGGGTTTGAGGGAGAGACAAATGAGCTGAAGGGGAAAGAGACTtgcttatattttaattaaaaatgtacttttaaaagaaaaaatgaaatcatgcaaTTTGCAgcaaaatggatagaactagaaaaatatcatactAAGTAAGAAAATCGTGATCCGGAAAAACAAACATTGCCTGTTCTCTTTCATAGGTAAATCTTAgctttgcatatatgtatttgtgcgAATGTGTGCAGATGTCATGAAAGTAGAAATAGGATCAGGACAAGACAGAAAAGAGATAttaagagagaggggagaggaggggccaAGAGCCCATGTGATATAAAAATGAAAGTGGGAATACTGGTGTGGGAGGTTCAAGGGAGCCCAAAGACCTtccaaagcaaagagaagagctACCTCACAGAAGCAATCTTTCAAGAAAACCCAACCTCCACCTAGGGCTGACCCCTCCTTCTGTTGGTCCTATTGCCTGTAATGGGCAGGCCCTCACTTCCCCATGCAGTAAGTCAGACATGCCCAAcactgaagaaaggaaaggagcccATGGTCCTTGCTCACGGCTAGACTAAAACCGTTTAGAAGGAGAACATTTCCTGGGATCTCACTCTTTGCCAGGTGAACAGGCGGTGTGTTTTCAAATTGactgtttctttccttctctctgtcccaCAGTACAGCCAGTAAGGAATCATTGGAGAGCAGTCTACAGCAGCTCAAATGCCACTTCACCTGGAACCTGAGAGCAGAAGACGAGTCCTTGGATGAGTTTGAGGACAGGGTGTTTAACAAAGATGAGTTTCAGAACAGTGAGTTTAAAGCCACCATGTGCAACCTACTGGCCTATGTTAAGCATTGCAGAGGTCTAAATGAGGCAGCACTGAAATGCTTAGGGGAAGCCGAAGACTTCATCCGGCAACAACATCCTGATCAAATAGAAATCAAAAGTCTGGTCACCTGGGGAAACTATGCTTGGGTTTACTATCACATGGGCCAGCTGTCCAAAGCTCAGGAGTATCTGGACAAGGTGAAACAGGTCTGTAAGAAGTTCTCCAGTCCCTACAGGATTGAGAATCCTGTGCTTGACTGTGAGGAGGGGTGGGCCCGACTAAAGTGTACCAAGAACCAAAATGAGAGAATGAAGGTGTGCTTCGAGAAGGCTCTGGAAAAGGACCCAAAGAACCCAGAATCCACTTCTGGATGGGCCATTGCAAACTACCGTCTGGATGACTGGCCAGCATCCAATGACTATATTGACTCTCTGGAGCAAGCCATTAGCCTGTCTCCTGACAACACGTATGTTAAAGTCCTCTTGGCAATGAAACTTGAGGAGGTGCATGAAAACCGAGCAAAGGAGCTAGTTGAAGAAGCCTTGAAGAAGGACCCAAGTGCAATAGATACAATGCTTGGTGCAGCCAAGTTTTACGTCAAGGTACATGACACAGACAGAGCAATACAGTTGCTTAAAAAGGCTTTGGAATCCATGCCCAACAATGCTTATGTGCATTACTACCTTGGGTGCTGTTACAGGTCAAAAGTCCTTCACATACTGAACACCGAAGAAACCACATCTAATGGAAATAGGGAGAAGTTAGAGGCACTGATACAACCAGCACTGAATCACTTACGGAAAGCAGAGGATATCAAGGAGATGATCGAAAATTCCTGTAGTCACCTCGCCGGCCTTTATGTCACAACAAAGCAGTATGAAGAAGCCGATTATTACTTCCAGAAAGAATTCAACAAGGACCTCCGTCCCCTCCCTAAACAGTTACTCCATCTACGGTATGGCAACTTTCAGTTCTACGAAAGGAAGTGTGAAGACAGAGCCATCTACCACTATATGGAGGGTGTGAAAATAAATCGGGAATCAAAGCCTAAAGGAAAGATGAGAGACAAACTTCGAAAACTTGCTCTAAGGCGGCTTTCTAGAGATGAATCTGATCCTGAGGCCTTGCGCATCTTGGCATTCCTTAGGGAGCATAGAGAAGGTCAGGGAGCTGATAAAGCCTCGGAGGGAGAAGAGGACCCTGGAAACCGGGTCCCTTCAGCATCTTTGGAATGAAAACTAGTGACACAGTGGCAGGCTTACTGCTAGAAGGAAACCGCAAACCCTTACCAAGCTGCCATTTAAAATACTTAACAACTCCATGGACCAAGCATGGTCTGTCATTCTGACTAATAGTATTCGTCAGAATTTTGGGGAATTCTGCTGTCAGGTTTTAGCACCTGAATTGCTGGATCATGGGGTGTCTGAGAGAGGGACCAAACGCAGGGAGAGATGTAGGATCTTAGCAAACAGCGTAGggttctatttctttaaaatagtttCCACAGTAGTAATTCTTTAATCACCCCCCCCCAGCTTGCCTGGAGTTTGATGCTGTATTTATTCAAAGCAGCCAAATTCCTCACATGGGTGAGTGTTCCACCCTTGAATTACTTGAGATGTTGCACAGCCCTGCTCTACAATGTCCATCAAAAGGCTGAGGAGCCAGGGACTGTGGCTCGGGactgtgatcctagcacttgggaactgagacaggaggattacagtaagcttgaggtcagcctgaacaTGACCtggaaggggtggtggtggtgggtgatgGGAATTATAAATGTAATACTTAATGACTACATATATTTGCCTTGCTAGTTTGAGTGTAGATATGTCTATATAACCactattaacacacacacacacacacacacacacacacacacacacacagagagagagagagagagagagagagagagagagagagaaggtggtgATTTTGCTTTATTGAATAAATTTGAGACTAACAAAATAATGTCCAATATTAATTGAGCTCAAAATAGAAATTCAATAGTGAGTCCCaggtctaaaaacaaacaaacaacaaaagctgTGGGGCCAAATCATTTCTCCAGTTTACCAGCCACTCCTCAATCTATGGCGTCTCACACACATGAGTTTAACTGTTCCATTAGCTCAGAGGCAGACTTCCAGAAGGCAGACAAGGAGACTTCTTAGCCACTCTTTTCTCCTATGACTATGTTGTTATATGAAAAGAAGGGGGATTCTGTCTCCCATCCTGACAATTCATATAAACATTTATTTCAAGTGTGTGGAAACTTCACTGGGGATGAAGGGATTGCCGATTTATACTTGCTGATTATAAACTCCCAAGGGAAATGTTTATAGTCACTGTTAGGAAGCTTTCCCTGTCAAATGAACACTTATTTTATTCCAAAATGCTACATTGGACCCATATTGCAGATGCCAGGAAGGCAGCTGGCTGGAAGAATAACTTGGACTGAAGCTTAGGTGGAGAGACTTAGAAATGACATGGGTATTGGAGGTTGAGTTGTTTTCTTCCATTAGAAATGTGGCACATGGAGGAATATAAAAAATTCTCTTAACTCTGGAAAAAAAACTATAGAAACACCAAAAATTTGACAACTGCCATTTCCTAGGCAGATCTTGAAGGGCCTAAGTATTGAGGTTGGTATGAATCAACAGAGTCAAGTGGCCCAGCCTAAGAACTGTCAGCTACATTCCGGGATACAAAAATGTTTCTCTACTGGCATTAGCTTGTCTTTATGTATCCATGAACATCTTATTTAGCAATTAAAACATATATGAGTCTCAGATTGTTAAAACTAAACATTCCAACAGCTGTAATAATGGtctatgatattttaaaaattcaaatattctCTATGCATTAAGTCCATTGATATTTGCCATTTGAATTTCTGGAAAAATAACAAATGTTGTTTATAAATAATGCATGATGGAACATTAAACTATGCTCTGGAACTGTACTGTACCTTCGCTTTTTTAGACTCAAGTGCAGATAATAAAGAGTAACATTACACATCTCTTCTCTTCTGATATTATACCTCTGGTGTACTGGGCAACATTCTGTCTTGACTTAGCTCCTAGGTTGCTTTCCTATTGTCATGATCAAACAcagaccaaagcaacttaggatttaaaaggtttatttagttTACAAGATACGGTCTGTTGTTGAGGGAAACcaagacaggaattcaaggtaGGAACCAATCAGAGACCACGGAAGGAGTTTAGGACATGACTTGACCACATCCTTCAGGGAATGGTATTTCCCTCCATAAGGATATCTGAGGATGGAACAAATTTATGAAAGGAACATTTTCAAGAAGGGAATCTTGGGTACCAGCAAATGTGGGCAGGGACACAGAAATGCCTGAAGTCTTCCTCAATTTACAGAGAATAGTTAAATCAAATGGTGGTCCCAGGTGTTTTTCTGAAGTAAAACTGCATAGTTGTGCTTTTAATAACCCTTGTACATGCGGGCCCATTATTAAGGCCTCTGGCTTCAGTGATGAATGCAAACCTATATCTCTGTTATCAGGGGAGCTGTAACAATAAAAATGAGCCTGTGTGTGCAGTTGGCACTGTGTGCTCTCCTGCTGTGAGTCCCCTGGTCTCTCCAGACCTGATTTGGTGACCTGCTCACATCTCTTATGTATTCTCCAAGGTAAGTGATAAGTCCCCAGAAAAGCTCCCCTATGTGCTAGCAAACAAGCCTGTTAAAACCAAGACACCTTAGCTGCTGTTTCTCTTGGTCCAAACCTTACAGATCAACACCGCGTGACCACAAACCTGCTTCTGTATGCCCCTGGAGTCCCTGCAATGGCTTGGCATTCCATGAGTACTAATCCCAGCCAGAGatattctcaggagtgtctgtgtgagtgaagAAGACAGGAAAACTTCTCTCATCTCCAGCTTGCTTTCAAATAGGAACTCTGGTCAGTGAAAAGTTTCCCCAGTGTGCCTCAGCTCAGAGTTGGTCCCTGAACGGAGGACTGAgtcatgatgtcatgtcccacccatCCTGCCACTCCCATGAGTTTGTCCTTGCTGTGACAAATCCCAGAGAGAAATAGTGAGAAGAGGGAGGGCTTATTGGGCTGATGTTCTCAGAAGTTAGAACCGTGGTTTGTTGGTCCTGTATTCTCTGGGATTGTGGCAACACTGGAACATGCTGCGGGCAGTACTAGAAGCAACAAATGGCTTGAGATAGAGTATCATATCTAAGTAGAATTCAGTGACCTGCTTCATCCACAGTTACTGTCACTTTCCAGTGAAGCCATCAAATTAAGAACTTATCAGTGGACTGAACTctcaaagccccccccccccgacttaATTACCTCTGACTGATTAAATTCATCAGCTTGGGTTCACGCCTTCAATGTGGGAGCCTTTGGGGGAACATTCCATATCCAAACCAGATCACTCCATGCCAGTAGATTCGTACTATATTCACCCAGTGAGAGCAGAAGCCTTGGAAGTGTTCCAGTCCCGATGACACTATTTTTTCAGCATCCCTCCAATGTGCACCACCAGCCCCAGGCACCAACCTAGGAATGATGGTTCCAATTAAAGACTACAGCATCTAGGTGCTCATTTCCACATCACTGCCCCCATTTCAGGGAAGGGATACAGACTTAACAAGCCAGAAATTTTCCTTATGACCTAGAGTATGGCTGCCTAGTTGCTGAGAATTGCACATTTGCAAGGGAGACAAAAGAGGAAATCTGACTGAGACCCTTAGATATGCCTAAGTGCAACAGGTAGTAGGTTCTCTCAGCTGTATACAGCACCTCCCTTCAGCTACCTAATCCAAGAACTCAAAACTGGAGCTCAAAATGGGGTTTATGAAAGGTTTGTGAAACCAAATGCCAAATAGTTCTTCTATAGGAAACTGCGGGCCAATTCTGTCAAAGACAATATGGAACGAATGAACGAATCACAGCAACTCCAAGGCCtctctgatgccctcctctgtaattaaaaaaaaaatagagcatgCCTGCATTCGTATCATTTCTGAGTTGGATGAATCCTTTTCATAGAAATTCCACTTCACCTCGAGGCTGGAAATTCCTGCGATCCTTGTAGTACTGGATCTGCTGCATGATGTCCTCAACTGTGTGCACAGATGACAATCTAGTCAAGAGCCCTTGGAAAGCCTCTCGGCTTCCCCTTTACCAATGTCTGTCATTAGACTAAGTTTAGTGGGATGATTCCAAAGTTAAGAGTGCTTCCTGCTCCTCCATTCAGTTGCCAGCACCCATAGCAGGTGGCTCATGACCACTTGCAAGTCCAACTCCAGGGAATGTGGTGGTCTTTTTTGCCTCTGGAGACAGCCATACactgtggacagacagacagacagacagaaacacacacacatactacataaatatgtactaaaataaatcttttacaaATATTAATTTGCCCTCAGTTATAAAGATGTAGTActattccagtgtgtgtgtgtgtgtgtgtgtgtgtgtgtgtgtgtgtgtgtgtttgtgcacacacgcatgcacacacatgctgtgtTTTCCATCATTATGTGCTTGTCTGTTCTATTGTGTGTAtacttctctgtgtgtgagtaCTCCTTTATATATgaacatgtgtctgtgtttgtacatatgtatTACATTCAGACcatatttcctttatccattcataTACTGATGGACATCTGGTTTGG is part of the Rattus norvegicus strain BN/NHsdMcwi chromosome 1, GRCr8, whole genome shotgun sequence genome and harbors:
- the Ifit2 gene encoding interferon-induced protein with tetratricopeptide repeats 2, with translation MSTASKESLESSLQQLKCHFTWNLRAEDESLDEFEDRVFNKDEFQNSEFKATMCNLLAYVKHCRGLNEAALKCLGEAEDFIRQQHPDQIEIKSLVTWGNYAWVYYHMGQLSKAQEYLDKVKQVCKKFSSPYRIENPVLDCEEGWARLKCTKNQNERMKVCFEKALEKDPKNPESTSGWAIANYRLDDWPASNDYIDSLEQAISLSPDNTYVKVLLAMKLEEVHENRAKELVEEALKKDPSAIDTMLGAAKFYVKVHDTDRAIQLLKKALESMPNNAYVHYYLGCCYRSKVLHILNTEETTSNGNREKLEALIQPALNHLRKAEDIKEMIENSCSHLAGLYVTTKQYEEADYYFQKEFNKDLRPLPKQLLHLRYGNFQFYERKCEDRAIYHYMEGVKINRESKPKGKMRDKLRKLALRRLSRDESDPEALRILAFLREHREGQGADKASEGEEDPGNRVPSASLE